Within the Serratia sp. UGAL515B_01 genome, the region TAAAGCCAAACTAACTTTGTTCATTATCAAATAAATGCGAATTATTGGTAGGCGTGAAATGTAAAAGTTAGCAGGCTAATCATTTAAGTGCTCTTATTATTGATTTACTTTTTATTAACATAATGTGGTTCGTTATTGCTGCTACTGGCTCGATTACTAGGAGTAATTGTTATGTGAGTAACAAAATGTGAAAGATTCTGCTTTGTATTCACTGTTGCGGGTACGTTGTGGTAAATGTCAATAAAAGGTTTTGACGTAGTATAAGGAGTGTTTTTGAATAACTATTCCTTAATTTAATGATTTATAATGGTTTTTTATTACTTTTTTAGCTAAAAACGTCAATTATTGATGTAAGTTATAAAGCAGAAAGGGGGCATTATTGTGATCGGTTGCACGTTTAATGGCGCAATATTGGAATGATCAGACAAATAAATAGGGCCTATTATTCCGTTTGTTTTCTTGTGAAAATAGCCCTAAAAAGGGAAATTTAAATAATTGTTCACCTTTTCGCTACTTATCGATTGAATTCGTTGGAGTGGCCCGTATAATTTGCACGTTTTTTGCTGCTTGACTCAGAACAGCAAAGGCAGTTTTATACGTCACTCAGCATACCCTAAGGGGGACGGAGAGAACAAACGTCATGCCTGTGTCCCTTTACAGCGGAAAAGTTGCACGCAAACTGCTGTTTCTGCAGTTAATGACTTTTGTTTTGATCAGCGCTGCTTTCGGCCTGAAAAGTCTGGAATGGAGTGGTTCGGCATTGGCGGGTGGCATTGCTGCCTGGTTACCTAATGCTATGTTTATGCTGTTTGCCTTGCGGCATCAGGCGCAGAAGCCGGTACCCGGTAGGGTCGCTTGGTCGTTTGCTATTGGCGAGGGGCTGAAGGTCGTGATCACCATCGTTTTGCTGATCGTGGCGCTTGGGGCGTTTAACGCGGCGTTCGTGCCGCTCGGCCTGACCTATTTAGCGGTGTTGATTGTGCAGATAGTGGCACCAACCGTGATTAACAGTTACCGAAATTAACTAAATAAGGGTAAGAGGCATCATGTCTGCAGGAGAAGTCTTGACTCCACAGGAGTATATCGGTCACCACCTGACGCATCTTCAGGTCGGGACGGGGTTCTGGTCGATTAACGTCGACTCGATGTTTTTCTCCGTTGTTCTCGGGGTTGTCTTCCTGGCGATTTTCCGCAAGGTTGCCAAAAACGCCACCAGCGGTGTACCGGGAAAGCTGCAAACCGCTGTTGAACTGATCATCGGTTTTGTCGACAGCACTGTCAAAGATATGTATCACGGCAAGAGTAAAGTGATCGCTCCGCTGGCGCTGACGGTCTTCGTCTGGGTATTTTTGATGAACCTGATGGATCTGATACCGGTCGATTTCCTGCCGCACCTCGGTACGATGGCTGGGTTGCCTGCGCTGCGCGTGGTGCCTACCGCTGATGTGAACATCACGTTGTCGATGGCGTTGGCCGTATTTGTCTTGATTCTGTTCTATAGCATTAAAATGAAAGGCATTGGTGGGTTCGCTAAAGAGTTAACCATGCAGCCGTTCAATCACCCAGTATTTATTCCTATCAACCTGATTCTTGAAGGTGTCAGCCTGCTGTCCAAACCTATTTCACTAGGTCTGCGACTGTTTGGCAACATGTATGCGGGTGAGTTGATCTTCATCCTGATTGCTGGCTTGTTGCCGTGGTGGTCACAGTGGATCCTGAGTTTGCCTTGGGCGATCTTCCACATTTTGATCATTACGCTTCAAGCCTTTATTTTCATGGTTCTGACGATTGTCTATCTATCGATGGCGTCTGAAGAGCACTGATTTTCTTTAAACACTTGCACTTATAAACTGAAACAAACTGGAGACTGTCATGGAAAACCTGAATATGGATCTGCTGTACATGGCTGCCGCTGTGATGATGGGCTTGGCGGCAATCGGTGCTGCGATCGGTATCGGCATCCTGGGGGGGAAATTCTTGGAAGGTGCTGCGCGTCAGCCTGACCTGATCCCTCTGCTGCGTACACAGTTCTTTATCGTTATGGGGCTGGTCGACGCCATCCCGATGATCGCTGTTGGTCTGGGTCTGTACGTGATGTTTGCTGTCGCGTAAGTAGAGAACGTTCTCTACCGTTAGAAACCACATTATTAACTTTTAAAGAGGCATTGTGCTGTGAATCTTAACGCAACAATCCTCGGCCAGGCTATCGCGTTCATCCTGTTTGTCTGGTTCTGTATGAAGTACGTATGGCCGCCAATTATGGCTGCTATCGAGAAGCGTCAGAAAGAAATTGCTGATGGCCTCGCTTCTGCAGAGCGTGCCAAAAAAGATTTGGACTTAGCGCAAGCCAATGCGACCGACCAGCTGAAAACTGCCAAAGCAGAAGCTCAGGTGATCATCGAGCAAGCAAATAAACGCAAAGCTCAGATCATGGACGAAGCGAAAGCGGAAGCCGAGCAGGAACGTAACAAAATTGTGGCGCAGGCTCAGGCTGAGATCGAAGCCGAACGTAAGCGCGCTCGTGAAGAGTTGCGTAAGCAAGTCGCGATGCTGGCTATTGCTGGCGCCGAGAAGATCATCGAACGTTCCGTGGATGAAGCTGCTAACAGCGACATCGTTGATAAACTGGTCGCTGAACTGTAAGGAGGGAGGGGCTGATGTCTGAATTTGTAACTGTAGCTCGCCCCTACGCCAAAGCAGCTTTTGACTTTGCCGTTGAGAACCAAAGCGTAGAGCGCTGGCAGCAGATGCTGGCGTTTGCTGCTGTTGTCACACGCAACGAACAGATGGCGGAATTGCTTTCAGGTGCAGTTGCACCTGAAACATTGTCCAACACGTTTATTGCGGTATGTGGTAATGAGATCGACGAACATGGCCAGAACTTTATCCGTGTAATGGCCGAAAATGGACGTTTAATGGTTCTTCCTGCGGTGTTGCAACAGTTCATCGAACTGCGCGCCGCGCTGGAATCCACTGTCGAAGTCGACGTGCTCTCTTCGAGCGCACTGAGTGACGAACAGCAGGCCAAAATTGCCGCTGCGATGGAAAAACGTTTGTCACGCAAAGTTAAGCTGAATTGCAAAATTGACAAGTCTGTACTGGCCGGCGTAATTATCCGCGCTGGTGATCTGGTGATTGATGGCAGCGTTCGCGGTCGTCTAGAACGCCTGGCAGACGTCTTGCAGTCTTAAGGGGACTGGAGCATGCAACTGAATTCCACCGAAATCAGCGAACTGATCAAGCAGCGCATTGCTCAGTTCAATGTAGTGAGCGAAGCTCACAATGAAGGTACTATCGTTTCCGTCAGTGACGGGATCATCCGCGTACACGGTCTGGCCGATGTTATGCAGGGCGAAATGATCGCTCTGCCAGGCAACCGTTATGCAATCGCATTAAACCTGGAGCGTGACTCTGTTGGTGCCGTGGTTATGGGTCCGTATGAGGATCTGGCCGAAGGCATGAAGGTTAAATGTACTGGTCGTATTCTGGAAGTTCCCGTTGGCCGTGGCCTGCTGGGTCGTGTGGTTAACACGCTGGGCGCACCTATTGACGGTAAAGGCCCGGTTGAGCACGACGGTTTCTCTGCGGTTGAGACCATCGCACCAGGCGTTATTGAACGTCAGTCTGTTGATGAACCTGTTCAGACGGGATACAAGTCTGTCGACGCAATGATCCCAATCGGTCGTGGTCAGCGTGAGTTGGTGATCGGTGACCGTCAAACGGGTAAAACCGCTCTGGCGATTGATGCGATCATCAACCAGCGCGATTCTGGTATCAAATGTGTTTACGTCGCTATTGGCCAGAAAGCATCCACCATTGCTAACGTGGTGCGCAAACTGGAAGAGCACGGCGCATTAGCCAATACCATCGTGGTTGTGGCAACTGCTTCAGAATCCGCTGCTTTGCAATACCTGGCACCTTATGCTGGTTGCGCAATGGGCGAATACTTCCGCGATCGTGGTGAAGATGCCCTGATAGTTTACGATGACCTGTCCAAACAGGCCGTTGCTTACCGTCAGATTTCTCTGTTGCTTCGTCGTCCACCAGGCCGTGAAGCTTATCCCGGTGATGTTTTCTATCTCCACTCTCGTTTGTTGGAGCGTGCCGCGCGTGTTAACGCCGATTACGTTGAAGCTTTCACCAAAGGTGAAGTTAAAGGGAAAACCGGTTCACTGACCGCTCTGCCGATCATTGAAACTCAGGCTGGTGACGTTTCTGCGTTCGTTCCGACTAACGTAATCTCGATTACCGATGGTCAGATCTTCTTGGAATCGAACCTGTTTAACTCTGGTATCCGCCCAGCAGTTAACCCGGGTATCTCCGTATCCCGTGTTGGTGGTGCAGCACAGACCAAGATCATGAAAAAGCTGTCTGGTGGTATTCGTACCGCATTGGCACAGTATCGTGAACTGGCTGCGTTTTCTCAGTTTGCTTCCGACTTGGATGATGCAACGCGTAAACAGCTAAGCCATGGTCAGAAAGTAACCGAGTTGCTGAAGCAGAAACAGTATGCGCCGATGTCTGTTGCACAACAGTCTCTGGTGCTGTTTGCCGCAGAGCGTGGCTACCTGAACGATGTTGAAGTGGCTAAAGTCGTCAGCTTCGAAGCGGCTCTGGTTGCGTATGCCGATCGCGAGCATGCCGAACTGCTAAACCACATCAACCAAACTGGTGCATACAACGATGAGATCGAAGGTAAGCTGAAAGGCATCCTCGATACCTTCAAGGCAACCCAGTCCTGGTAACGCACAGCGGCCTGCTATTGAAAGACAGCAGGCCGTCTGGCAATGAGGAGAAGCAGAGATGGCCGGCGCAAAAGAGATACGTAGTAAGATCGCTAGCGTGCAAAACACGCAAAAGATCACTAAAGCGATGGAGATGGTCGCCGCCTCCAAAATGCGTAAAACGCAGGATCGTATGGCGGCCAGCCGTCCTTATGCAGAAACCATACGTGAGGTGATAGGTCACCTGGCGTTAGGGAATCTGGAATATAAGCACCCGTACCTTGATGAGCGTGACGTAAAGCGCGTCGGGTATCTTGTGGTGTCTACTGACCGGGGGCTCTGTGGTGGCTTGAACATCAATCTGTTCAAAAAACTATTGACAGAGATGAAGGACTGGACTGAAAAAAACGTTCAAGTTGATTTGGCGCTGATTGGCTCTAAAGCGACCTCTTTCTTCGGTTCCGTTGGGGGCAACGTAGTTGCTCAAGTGACGGGGATGGGGGATAACCCATCCTTGTCGGACCTGATCGGACCGGTAAAAGTGATGTTGAAAGCTTTCGACGAAGGTCGTTTGGACAAGTTGTACATTGTCAACAACAAATTTATTAATACGATGTCCCAGGAACCGCAGATATTGCAACTTCTGCCATTGCCACCTTCCGATGACAGTGAGCTGAAGAGAAAAACCTGGGATTACCTGTATGAGCCTGATCCAAGAGTGCTGCTTGATACTTTGCTGCGCCGCTATGTGGAATCACAGGTTTATCAGGGCGTCGTGGAAAACCTGGCCAGCGAGCAGGCCGCGCGAATGGTAGCGATGAAAGCCGCAACCGATAACGGCGGTAGCCTGATCAAAGAGCTGCAGTTGGTATACAACAAGGCACGTCAGGCCAGCATCACTCAGGAACTCACCGAGATCGTTTCGGGAGCCTCCGCGGTTTAACCAGGTTATTACCCTGAATACTTCCGATTGCGGGGAAGCGAAAAGAAAGCAGCTAGCGCTCCAGCAATTTGAAACACAACGGGTAAACGAATTACGTAGAGGATTAAGATGGCTACTGGAAAGATTATCCAGGTAATCGGCGCCGTGGTGGACGTCGAGTTCCCTCAGGATGCCGTACCAAAAGTGTACAACGCTCTTGAGGTTGAAAACGGCACTGAGAAACTGGTGCTGGAAGTTCAGCAACAGCTGGGTGGTGGCGTGGTTCGCTGTATCGCAATGGGGACCTCTGATGGTCTGCGTCGCGGTCTGAAAGTGACCGATCTGCAACACCCGATTGAAGTCCCGGTAGGTAAAGCTACCTTAGGCCGCATCATGAACGTATTGGGTCAACCCATCGACATGAAAGGCGACATCGGCGAAGAAGAACGTTGGGCTATCCACCGCTCTGCACCAAGCTACGAAGAGCTGTCGAATTCCCAAGAGTTGCTGGAAACCGGTATCAAGGTAATGGACTTGATCTGCCCGTTCGCCAAGGGGGGTAAAGTAGGTCTGTTCGGTGGTGCGGGTGTGGGTAAAACCGTAAACATGATGGAGTTGATCCGTAACATTGCGATCGAACACTCTGGTTATTCTGTGTTTGCAGGTGTGGGTGAACGTACTCGTGAGGGTAACGACTTCTACCACGAAATGACCGACTCCAAGGTACTGGACAAGGTTTCACTGGTTTATGGCCAGATGAACGAGCCACCAGGTAACCGTCTGCGCGTTGCGCTGACAGGCCTGACCATGGCTGAAAAATTCCGTGACGAAGGCCGTGATGTTCTGTTGTTCGTGGATAACATCTATCGTTATACCCTGGCCGGTACTGAAGTGTCGGCACTTTTGGGGCGTATGCCATCAGCAGTAGGTTATCAGCCAACGCTGGCAGAAGAGATGGGTGCTTTACAAGAGCGTATAACCTCGACCAAGACGGGGTCAATCACCTCTGTTCAGGCCGTTTATGTTCCTGCGGATGACTTGACTGACCCGTCACCAGCCACCACCTTTGCCCACTTGGATGCAACAGTGGTATTGAGCCGTAACATCGCCTCTCTGGGTATCTACCCGGCCGTTGACCCGCTGGATTCTACCAGCCGTCAGTTGGACCCACTGGTCGTTGGCCAAGAGCACTATGATGTAGCGCGTGGCGTGCAGTCTATTCTGCAACGCTATCAGGAACTGAAAGATATTATCGCGATCTTGGGTATGGACGAGCTGTCAGAAGACGACAAGCTGGTGGTATCCCGTGCACGTAAAATCCAACGTTTCCTGTCTCAGCCGTTCTTTGTGGCAGAAGTCTTCACCGGTTCTCCGGGCAAGTTCGTATCGCTGAAAGATACCATTCGTGGTTTCAAAGGCATTATGGAAGGCGACTATGACCACCTGCCAGAACAGGCGTTCTACATGGTTGGCACCATTGAAGAAGCAGTGGAAAAAGCCAAGAAACTGTAACGTCTTGAGAGGAGGGTAATATGGCTATGACTTACCATCTGGATGTTGTCAGCGCGGAAAAACAGATGTTTTCCGGTCTGGTACAAAAGATCCAGGTGACAGGCAGCGAAGGCGAACTGGGGATATTCCCAGGCCATGCGCCGCTGCTGACTGCCATCAAGCCTGGTATGGTGCGTATTGTTAAGCAGCACGGTGACGAGGAGTTTATTTACCTGTCCGGTGGTATCCTAGAGGTGCAATCGAGCGTGGTCACCGTACTTGCAGACACTGCTATCCGTGGAGAGGATCTTGACGAAGCTAAAGCGCTGGAAGCCAAGCATAAAGCTGAAGATCATATTCGTAGCTCTCATGGCGATGTCGACTACGCTCAGGCTTCCGCTGAACTGGCAAAAGCACTCGCGAAGTTGCGCGTTATCGAGCTAACCAAAAAAGCGATGTAACACTCAGGTATTGTTTACAACGCCTGAGATCAAAAAGCGGCCCTCGTTGGTCGCTTTTTTTTTGCTTTAAAATAAGCATTTGAGCATGATTAATATTGCGATGTATAAACGCCGCGAATTGAATCAAGCGTCTCCGATTGCAGACAGTTTTTTTGCTGTGAAATGGGATTGGCGTAGTTAACGGCAAGCTTAGAGCGATGTGTTCTGCACCCGATTCGTGTAGAGAAATATGTAGTAATTTCGTCACCAAACGGTTTTACTTTCGTCCATCAAAATGGAGTTATCAGGTTGCTTATGTCTAACAGCGCAATGAGCGTGGTTATCCTCGCCGCGGGCAAGGGAACTCGCATGTATTCCGACCTTCCCAAAGTGTTACATCCACTGGCAGGCAAGCCCATGGTGCAACACGTCATTGATGCTGCCATGAAGCTAGGTGCTAAGAACGTGCATCTGGTTTATGGCCACGGTGGTGAACTGCTAAAAAGTACCTTGAAGAACCAGGTGCTCAATTGGGTATTACAAGCAGAACAACTGGGTACTGGTCATGCTATGCAGCAGGCTGCGGCACATTTTTCTGATGATGAAGACGTGCTGATGCTGTACGGCGACGTGCCTTTGATTGCTGTCGATACACTGACACGCCTTCTAGCGGCAAAGCCTTTGGGTGGCATTGGTCTGTTGACGGTAAAGTTGCAGGACCCTAGCGGTTATGGCCGTATTGTACGTGAAAACGGTGAAGTTGTAGGCATTGTTGAACATAAAGATGCCAGTGAACAACAACGGCAAATTAATGAAATCAACACCGGTATTTTGGTAGCCAATGGCCGCGATTTGAAGCGTTGGCTAAGTCTGTTGAACAATAGCAATGCTCAGGGTGAGTTCTACATCACCGATATCATTGCGTTAGCTCATGCTGATGGTAAGAAGATTGAAACGGTACATCCTGCGCGTTTGAGCGAAGTTGAGGGTGTGAATAACCGCCTACAGCTGTCACAGTTGGAACGCGTCCATCAGGCTGAGCAGGCCGAAAAACTGCTCTTGGCAGGCGTGATGTTGTTGGACCCGGCGCGTTTCGATCTGCGTGGTGAGCTGGAACACGGTCGCGATATTTCTATTGATGCTAATGTCATCATCGAAGGTAAAGTCAAGTTGGGTAATCGTGTGAAGATTGGTGCGGGTTGCGTACTCAAGAACTGCGTGATTGGTGACGATTGTGAAATCAGCCCTTATAGCGTGATTGAAGATGCGCTACTAGAGGCAGCTTGTAGCGTTGGCCCATTTGCCCGTTTGCGGCCAGGTGCCGAATTGGCTGAAGGTGCGCACGTTGGCAACTTTGTGGAAATCAAAAAAGCGCGTCTTGGCAAAGGGTCTAAAGCCGGGCATTTAAGCTATCTGGGGGATGCTGAGATTGGCGACGGTGTGAATATCGGGGCGGGAACGATTACCTGTAACTATGACGGTGCAAACAAACATAAGACAGTCATTGGTGACGGTGTGTTCGTCGGTTCGGATACACAACTGGTGGCGCCGGTATCTGTTGGCAGAGGTGCGACCATTGCTGCTGGCACCACTGTTACGCGTGATATTGCTGAAGATGAACTGGTGTTGAGCCGTGTTAAGCAAGTGCACATACAAGGTTGGCAGCGCCCGGTGAAGAAAAAGTAATACCATTTTCTTTGCCCCCTCTCACTGGGAGGGGGCTATGTTTTGCTCAGTGTTCTTTATTTTCAATGCAGAGTACTGAGCAAAACATAAAAGTCCTCAATAGATTTTAAGTTTGCGGCTAGGCGGCAAGCGTAATAATTCCCAGGAACGTAGTTAGCTAAGTGACTGGAATGAGTACGCACAGCCAACAATGCAGTGGCTTGGAAGATGAAGAGGATAACCCCACCATCTACAGGCTCGGGGATGCACGGGAAAACCGGCAAAAATCAGGTCAAGACATCGCAAGTGCCCTGAACGGCACTTAATTAGGAATACAACAGATGTGTGGAATTGTAGGTGCAGTAGCGCAACGTGATGTTGCAGAAATCTTGTTGGAAGGTTTACGTCGTCTGGAATACCGGGGTTATGATTCAGCCGGTTTGGCGGTAGTCGATACTAATGGAAACGTTAGTCGTTTGCGCCGTGTCGGTAAAGTCAATGCGTTGTCAGAAGCGGCAAAACAACATGCTTTGCATGGGGGAACCGGCATTGCTCACACCCGTTGGGCTACACACGGTGAACCAACTGAAATGAACGCGCACCCTCATGTTTCTAGCCATATCATCGTGGTTCATAACGGTATTATTGAAAATCATGAACCGCTGCGCGAACTGCTGATTGAACGGGGTTACTCTTTCAGTTCGGAAACCGATACCGAGGTGATTGCTCATCTTGTCCATTGGGAACAGAAAAAGGGTGGGACTCTGTTGCAGGTGGTTCAGCGAGTGATCCCACAACTGCGTGGCGCATACGGTACTGTTATTATGGATAGCCGTGATCCGAGCGTATTGGTTGCTGCCCGCTCAGGTAGTCCACTCGTCATTGGCCGTGGTGTGGGGGAAAACTTTATTGCCTCTGACCAATTGGCGCTGCTGCCTGTCACCCGTCGCTTTATCTTTCTGGAAGAAGGCGATTTGGTGGAAGTCACTCGCCATACTGTTAGCATTTTTGACAAGCAGGGTAATGCCATTGAACGCCCTGAGATAGAATCTCAGGTGCAATACGACGCTGGGGATAAAGGCGCGTATCGGCATTACATGCAGAAAGAGATTTTTGAACAGCCTACCGCGCTGAAAAATACGCTTGAAGGGCGTTTTAGCCATGGTCAGATCAATCTGAGTGAATTGGGGCCTCGTGCCGACGAACTGCTGGCAAAAGTGCAGCACATACAGATCATCGCCTGTGGTACATCTTACCATTCTGGAATGGTAGCGCGTTACTGGTTCGAGTCGTTGGCGGGGGTGCCCTGTGACGTAGAGATCGCGTCCGAATTCCGTTACCGCAAATCTGCTGTGCGTCCTGGCAGCTTGATCATCACTTTGTCCCAATCAGGGGAAACCGCCGATACGCTGGCAGCGCTGCGCCTGTCGAAAGAATTGGGATATCTTGGCTCACTGGCAGTGTGTAATGTCTCCGGTTCCTCATTGGTGCG harbors:
- a CDS encoding F0F1 ATP synthase subunit epsilon, which translates into the protein MAMTYHLDVVSAEKQMFSGLVQKIQVTGSEGELGIFPGHAPLLTAIKPGMVRIVKQHGDEEFIYLSGGILEVQSSVVTVLADTAIRGEDLDEAKALEAKHKAEDHIRSSHGDVDYAQASAELAKALAKLRVIELTKKAM
- the atpF gene encoding F0F1 ATP synthase subunit B, with product MNLNATILGQAIAFILFVWFCMKYVWPPIMAAIEKRQKEIADGLASAERAKKDLDLAQANATDQLKTAKAEAQVIIEQANKRKAQIMDEAKAEAEQERNKIVAQAQAEIEAERKRAREELRKQVAMLAIAGAEKIIERSVDEAANSDIVDKLVAEL
- the atpE gene encoding F0F1 ATP synthase subunit C — protein: MENLNMDLLYMAAAVMMGLAAIGAAIGIGILGGKFLEGAARQPDLIPLLRTQFFIVMGLVDAIPMIAVGLGLYVMFAVA
- the glmS gene encoding glutamine--fructose-6-phosphate transaminase (isomerizing) — encoded protein: MCGIVGAVAQRDVAEILLEGLRRLEYRGYDSAGLAVVDTNGNVSRLRRVGKVNALSEAAKQHALHGGTGIAHTRWATHGEPTEMNAHPHVSSHIIVVHNGIIENHEPLRELLIERGYSFSSETDTEVIAHLVHWEQKKGGTLLQVVQRVIPQLRGAYGTVIMDSRDPSVLVAARSGSPLVIGRGVGENFIASDQLALLPVTRRFIFLEEGDLVEVTRHTVSIFDKQGNAIERPEIESQVQYDAGDKGAYRHYMQKEIFEQPTALKNTLEGRFSHGQINLSELGPRADELLAKVQHIQIIACGTSYHSGMVARYWFESLAGVPCDVEIASEFRYRKSAVRPGSLIITLSQSGETADTLAALRLSKELGYLGSLAVCNVSGSSLVRESDLALMTKAGTEIGVASTKAFTTQLAVLLMLVARIGRLKGMPETVEQEIVHGLQALPARIEQMLSLEKNIEVLAEGFSDKHHALFLGRGDQYPIAMEGALKLKEISYIHAEAYAAGELKHGPLALIDADMPVIVVAPNNELLEKLKSNIEEVRARGGQLYVFADQDAGFVSSEGMTIIPLPHVEEIVAPIFYTVPLQLLSYYVALIKGTDVDQPRNLAKSVTVE
- the atpA gene encoding F0F1 ATP synthase subunit alpha produces the protein MQLNSTEISELIKQRIAQFNVVSEAHNEGTIVSVSDGIIRVHGLADVMQGEMIALPGNRYAIALNLERDSVGAVVMGPYEDLAEGMKVKCTGRILEVPVGRGLLGRVVNTLGAPIDGKGPVEHDGFSAVETIAPGVIERQSVDEPVQTGYKSVDAMIPIGRGQRELVIGDRQTGKTALAIDAIINQRDSGIKCVYVAIGQKASTIANVVRKLEEHGALANTIVVVATASESAALQYLAPYAGCAMGEYFRDRGEDALIVYDDLSKQAVAYRQISLLLRRPPGREAYPGDVFYLHSRLLERAARVNADYVEAFTKGEVKGKTGSLTALPIIETQAGDVSAFVPTNVISITDGQIFLESNLFNSGIRPAVNPGISVSRVGGAAQTKIMKKLSGGIRTALAQYRELAAFSQFASDLDDATRKQLSHGQKVTELLKQKQYAPMSVAQQSLVLFAAERGYLNDVEVAKVVSFEAALVAYADREHAELLNHINQTGAYNDEIEGKLKGILDTFKATQSW
- the atpI gene encoding F0F1 ATP synthase subunit I, with translation MPVSLYSGKVARKLLFLQLMTFVLISAAFGLKSLEWSGSALAGGIAAWLPNAMFMLFALRHQAQKPVPGRVAWSFAIGEGLKVVITIVLLIVALGAFNAAFVPLGLTYLAVLIVQIVAPTVINSYRN
- the glmU gene encoding bifunctional UDP-N-acetylglucosamine diphosphorylase/glucosamine-1-phosphate N-acetyltransferase GlmU, with protein sequence MSNSAMSVVILAAGKGTRMYSDLPKVLHPLAGKPMVQHVIDAAMKLGAKNVHLVYGHGGELLKSTLKNQVLNWVLQAEQLGTGHAMQQAAAHFSDDEDVLMLYGDVPLIAVDTLTRLLAAKPLGGIGLLTVKLQDPSGYGRIVRENGEVVGIVEHKDASEQQRQINEINTGILVANGRDLKRWLSLLNNSNAQGEFYITDIIALAHADGKKIETVHPARLSEVEGVNNRLQLSQLERVHQAEQAEKLLLAGVMLLDPARFDLRGELEHGRDISIDANVIIEGKVKLGNRVKIGAGCVLKNCVIGDDCEISPYSVIEDALLEAACSVGPFARLRPGAELAEGAHVGNFVEIKKARLGKGSKAGHLSYLGDAEIGDGVNIGAGTITCNYDGANKHKTVIGDGVFVGSDTQLVAPVSVGRGATIAAGTTVTRDIAEDELVLSRVKQVHIQGWQRPVKKK
- the atpD gene encoding F0F1 ATP synthase subunit beta: MATGKIIQVIGAVVDVEFPQDAVPKVYNALEVENGTEKLVLEVQQQLGGGVVRCIAMGTSDGLRRGLKVTDLQHPIEVPVGKATLGRIMNVLGQPIDMKGDIGEEERWAIHRSAPSYEELSNSQELLETGIKVMDLICPFAKGGKVGLFGGAGVGKTVNMMELIRNIAIEHSGYSVFAGVGERTREGNDFYHEMTDSKVLDKVSLVYGQMNEPPGNRLRVALTGLTMAEKFRDEGRDVLLFVDNIYRYTLAGTEVSALLGRMPSAVGYQPTLAEEMGALQERITSTKTGSITSVQAVYVPADDLTDPSPATTFAHLDATVVLSRNIASLGIYPAVDPLDSTSRQLDPLVVGQEHYDVARGVQSILQRYQELKDIIAILGMDELSEDDKLVVSRARKIQRFLSQPFFVAEVFTGSPGKFVSLKDTIRGFKGIMEGDYDHLPEQAFYMVGTIEEAVEKAKKL
- the atpH gene encoding F0F1 ATP synthase subunit delta, which codes for MSEFVTVARPYAKAAFDFAVENQSVERWQQMLAFAAVVTRNEQMAELLSGAVAPETLSNTFIAVCGNEIDEHGQNFIRVMAENGRLMVLPAVLQQFIELRAALESTVEVDVLSSSALSDEQQAKIAAAMEKRLSRKVKLNCKIDKSVLAGVIIRAGDLVIDGSVRGRLERLADVLQS
- the atpG gene encoding F0F1 ATP synthase subunit gamma produces the protein MAGAKEIRSKIASVQNTQKITKAMEMVAASKMRKTQDRMAASRPYAETIREVIGHLALGNLEYKHPYLDERDVKRVGYLVVSTDRGLCGGLNINLFKKLLTEMKDWTEKNVQVDLALIGSKATSFFGSVGGNVVAQVTGMGDNPSLSDLIGPVKVMLKAFDEGRLDKLYIVNNKFINTMSQEPQILQLLPLPPSDDSELKRKTWDYLYEPDPRVLLDTLLRRYVESQVYQGVVENLASEQAARMVAMKAATDNGGSLIKELQLVYNKARQASITQELTEIVSGASAV
- the atpB gene encoding F0F1 ATP synthase subunit A, which gives rise to MSAGEVLTPQEYIGHHLTHLQVGTGFWSINVDSMFFSVVLGVVFLAIFRKVAKNATSGVPGKLQTAVELIIGFVDSTVKDMYHGKSKVIAPLALTVFVWVFLMNLMDLIPVDFLPHLGTMAGLPALRVVPTADVNITLSMALAVFVLILFYSIKMKGIGGFAKELTMQPFNHPVFIPINLILEGVSLLSKPISLGLRLFGNMYAGELIFILIAGLLPWWSQWILSLPWAIFHILIITLQAFIFMVLTIVYLSMASEEH